A DNA window from Longimicrobium sp. contains the following coding sequences:
- a CDS encoding ABC transporter ATP-binding protein: protein METATKPLIQMDSVGKVFLTEEVETHALNNVHLEIRSGEYVAIAGPSGCGKTTLLSILGLLDSPTDGTYTLNGQPVSGLTASQRAHIRNREIGFIFQAFNLIGDLTVKENVELPLTYRGMPAAERNKRVTEALERVGMGHRVGHYPAQLSGGQQQRVAVARAIAGTPSVLLADEPTGNLDSTNGEQVMGLLQELHREGATIVMVTHDPRYAEHAERSIHMFDGRVVREERSSAVAAEMGRHGFEVG, encoded by the coding sequence ATGGAAACCGCAACCAAGCCGCTCATCCAGATGGACTCTGTCGGCAAGGTGTTCCTGACCGAAGAGGTGGAGACCCACGCCCTCAACAACGTCCACCTGGAGATCCGCTCCGGCGAGTACGTGGCGATCGCCGGGCCGTCCGGCTGCGGGAAGACGACGCTCCTCTCCATCCTGGGGCTGCTCGATTCGCCCACCGACGGCACGTACACGCTCAACGGGCAGCCGGTGTCCGGGCTCACGGCCTCGCAGCGCGCGCACATCCGCAACCGCGAGATCGGCTTCATCTTCCAGGCGTTCAACCTGATCGGCGACCTGACCGTCAAGGAGAACGTGGAGCTGCCGCTGACCTACCGCGGGATGCCGGCGGCCGAGCGCAACAAGCGCGTGACAGAGGCGCTGGAGCGGGTGGGGATGGGGCACCGCGTGGGGCACTACCCGGCGCAGCTCTCCGGCGGCCAGCAGCAGCGCGTGGCCGTGGCGCGCGCCATCGCCGGCACCCCCTCCGTGCTCCTGGCGGACGAGCCCACGGGCAACCTTGACTCCACCAACGGCGAGCAGGTGATGGGGCTGCTGCAGGAGCTCCACCGCGAGGGCGCCACCATCGTCATGGTGACGCACGACCCGCGCTACGCCGAGCACGCCGAGCGCAGCATCCACATGTTCGACGGCCGGGTGGTGCGCGAGGAGCGCTCGTCGGCGGTGGCGGCGGAGATGGGGCGGCACGGATTCGAGGTGGGGTGA
- a CDS encoding HlyD family efflux transporter periplasmic adaptor subunit, protein MDVPRPKKSKRARWVIGGAGIAVLAGATVALARLDPAAPAVERATVWTDTVRRGDMLRQVRGPGTLIAEDIRWVPAVVPGRVERKLVLPGTVVKAGTVLAELSNPDVERQALEARRQLAAAESDLATLRSNLESQRLTQEATVATVRNQLRENERVARAAEGLAAQKMVSQQELDRARDNAEELRVRLGVEQRRLAFISQSMSSQISAQRSQLGILRTLIQFQQRQIDAMQVRAGSDGVLQELSVEPGQWVNSGTTLARVVQPGRLKAVLRIPETQAKDLVVGLPASVDTRNGIVRGRVVRIDPSVQNGSVAIDVTLEGPLPRGARPDLSVDGTVDIERLTNVMYVGRPAYGQAESTVSMFRLDPAGAEASRVAVKLGRGSASTVEVVTGLKPGDVVILSDMSAYDGSERVKLK, encoded by the coding sequence GTGGACGTTCCCCGCCCCAAAAAGAGCAAGCGCGCACGCTGGGTCATCGGCGGCGCCGGGATCGCGGTGCTCGCGGGGGCCACCGTGGCGCTCGCCCGCCTGGACCCGGCCGCCCCCGCCGTGGAGCGCGCCACCGTGTGGACCGACACGGTGCGCCGCGGCGACATGCTGCGCCAGGTGCGCGGCCCCGGCACCCTGATCGCCGAGGACATCCGCTGGGTTCCCGCGGTCGTTCCCGGCCGCGTGGAGCGCAAGCTGGTGCTGCCGGGCACCGTGGTGAAGGCCGGCACCGTGCTGGCCGAGCTCTCCAACCCTGACGTGGAGCGCCAGGCGCTGGAGGCCCGGCGCCAGCTCGCCGCGGCGGAGAGCGACCTGGCCACGCTTCGCAGCAACCTGGAGTCGCAGCGGCTGACGCAGGAGGCCACCGTGGCCACCGTGCGCAACCAGCTTCGCGAGAACGAGCGCGTGGCGCGCGCCGCCGAGGGGCTCGCCGCGCAGAAAATGGTGTCGCAGCAGGAGCTCGACCGCGCGCGCGACAACGCCGAGGAGCTGCGCGTGCGGCTCGGCGTGGAGCAGCGCCGGCTGGCCTTCATCAGCCAGTCGATGAGCTCGCAGATCAGCGCGCAGCGGTCGCAGCTCGGAATCCTGCGCACCCTCATCCAGTTCCAGCAGCGGCAGATCGACGCCATGCAGGTGCGCGCCGGCAGCGACGGCGTGCTCCAGGAACTCTCGGTGGAGCCGGGGCAGTGGGTGAACAGCGGCACCACCCTCGCCCGCGTGGTGCAGCCCGGCCGGCTCAAGGCGGTGCTCCGCATCCCGGAGACGCAGGCCAAGGACCTGGTGGTCGGCCTCCCCGCTTCGGTGGACACGCGCAACGGCATCGTGCGCGGCCGGGTGGTGCGCATCGACCCCTCGGTGCAGAACGGGAGCGTGGCCATCGACGTGACGCTGGAGGGCCCCCTCCCCCGCGGCGCCCGCCCCGACCTGTCGGTGGACGGCACGGTGGACATCGAGCGGCTGACGAACGTGATGTACGTGGGCCGCCCCGCCTACGGCCAGGCGGAGAGCACCGTCAGCATGTTCCGCCTGGACCCCGCCGGCGCCGAGGCATCGCGCGTGGCGGTGAAGCTGGGCCGCGGCTCCGCGAGCACGGTGGAAGTAGTCACCGGCCTCAAGCCGGGCGACGTGGTGATCCTGTCCGACATGAGCGCGTACGACGGCTCGGAACGGGTCAAGCTGAAGTAG